From the genome of Lycorma delicatula isolate Av1 chromosome 11, ASM4794821v1, whole genome shotgun sequence, one region includes:
- the Tim8 gene encoding translocase of inner membrane 8 encodes MSDLFQSSDSTSFSSSDKNDKELQEFLLIEKQKATINAQIHEFTDICWDKCMEKPSSKLDYKTEACLSNCVERFIDVSQLIANRFTQILQKNAGIM; translated from the exons ATGTCAGACTTATTTCAGTCTAGCGATTCAACATCATTTTCATCGTCTGATAAAAACGATAAAGAGCTTCAagagtttttattaattgaaaaacaaaaagctACAATTAACGCTCAg aTACATGAATTTACTGATATATGTTGGGATAAATGTATGGAGAAACCATCCTCTAAATTAGATTATAAGACAGAAGCATGTCTTAGCAATTGTGTTGAAAGATTTATTGATGTATCTCAATTAATTGCTAACAGATTTacccaaattttacaaaaaaatgctggtattatgtaa